A stretch of DNA from Limanda limanda chromosome 16, fLimLim1.1, whole genome shotgun sequence:
TTGAAACAAGTGCGTTATTCAAAATgagaaactgtttttgaaatCCAATAAACTAATAGTCATGCTACAGATAGAAATGGAGCCTCAAAATGTCATTTTTACGTTTCCTGTGGTTGTGGTTTCCATTaattctcttctctctccatttcCGCTTCCCAGCAGCTACCAAAAAGCAGCGGGTGCGTTTCAGTAACATCATGGAGGTGCGTCAGCTGCCTTCCACTCAGGCTCTGGAGGCCAAGCTGTCCCGCATGTCCTACCCTGCCGCCAAGGACCATGAAGCCATGCTGCACACGGTGGGCAAGCTCACCATCACTGATGTGGCCAAgatcagcttcttcttctgcttcgtGGTGAGTGGACTCCAGCTGGAATATGAACCTTTAATTTAACTATTCTTTAGGAGATTTTCAAGTCCCTGGGTCcctggaaaataataataattgtttttagCACCACTTAACCTGTCTCCTTTTTTATGCGCTTTCTTAAATTATTATAAAGCGTAATTAATAACTCAACATTCTTTTTGTGTTGTAAGCAAACCAGGTGGTTCAAATGTATTTTGCGTGTACTTGGTGCTAATTGAACCTCACAACGAACAGGTTTAGTTAATTGGAGTTCATCACAGGCCTGTTGTGATGGaagtctttttgtctttttgtcttccAGTGGTTCCTCGCTAACCTGTCCTACCAGGAAGCCCTGTCCGACATGCAGGTTGCAATTGTCAACATTTTATCCTCCACCTCAGGTAACTACGAATCTCATGATTCACCCAGTAAAGTTGAATATGGAAAATGGGGAAAACTAGTCTTGGATGAATCGTCTATTAAACCCAGAGAAGAGCAAATCCACTGCTGTAACTGGTCTGTGTCAGATTCCATTGTGCTCTgacatgttttctcttctcaggCCTGTTTACGCTGATCTTGGCGGCCATCTTTCCCAGCAACAGCAGCGACCGCTTCACTTTGTCCAAGCTGCTCGCTGTGGCTCTCAGGTAAGTGCTGAGTCAGCGTTTTGATAGAAGGGCTGGGATGTGTTGTTAGATGCTGTTTCTCataaatcccatgaaaagatTAAATCCAACAATAAACGGttggatttatttatatatatttgttatagCTAGTGCTATAGCTTTGTTTACCTGTCAGTTCAAACCGTATCTCTCCTATTCAGCATGGGAGGTGTGGCCCTGGTGAGTTTCTCCATCATGGACAGCCCTGACGAGAAAGGTGTCACAGGTAACCATGGTGGGAGCCGGTAtccgtcactcacacacacataacatcACTATTGTGTAAATTATCACATGTTGACTCTTTCGAAATGCAAATTTCCATGCAGGTTCCTTGTGGTCGCTGGCCGGGGCGATACTTTACGCTTTCTACATCGTCATGATCAAGAGACGAGTGGATCGGGAGGACAAGCTGGACATTCCCATGTTCTTTGGTAAGAAGAGACTCTTTTTATCTTCTTTAAGGACAAGGTCAGACTTTCATTTGCCACAGAGGCATCGTATCTTCAGGTCGTCCcagatgtgttttaaatgtcttaaGTCCATTTCAAagctggaaataaaaacatgtgtgttcAACAGATTGAATTCATGCACTTGTAGCAACTACAGCCACAGATGTTGTGTTAAGAGCCGTGTTggactcctgtgtgtgtctctcagggtTTGTGGGTCTgttcaacctgctgctgctgtggccggGCTTCCTTGTGCTTCACTACACGGGCTTCGAGGCCTTCGAGCTCCCCAGCCAGCTGGTGTGGACCTACATCCTCATCAACGGCCTCATCGGCACCGTTCTCTCCGAGTTCCTCTGGCTCTGGTGAGTCACACGTCTGCCATCAGATCATTACAATTCCTTTTTCATATAAAACGTTTTAATGCTGTTAGTTGAGTTTCCATATAGATGCTACGCTGATGAATTCAAGAGCTTTGGTTTGATGTTGCTTTCTGTTCACAGGGGCTGTTTCCTCACATCATCTCTCATAGGAACTCTGTCACTGAGCCTCACCATCCCGCTCTCTATCATGGCCGACATTTGTATGCAGAAGGTCAGTTTCCCTTCGACATGTATCACACCCTCTGTGCCAGAGTTTGGTTAAGATCTCGTTTGTTCAGCATCTGCAAAACCTCAATTTGCAGTTAGGCAAAGCAGATGAAAGCTTGAATTTGTTTGAATGTAAATGAATTAGATAGAATTTCCTACATTAGATTTGTTTAGCCAAATTGCGATGTTTCATCTAATCTGCACAATGTTCATATTTCAGGTGCAATGATGATTTCACCTTAATACAAGTCCGGTTCTGCCCTATTTTAATGTGACTGTATATTTCTCCATTCGTCATTCTCTCtctaaataatttataatactGACAAACATAATTTAATTGAAAGCAAGAACCTTTAAATGGATTTAAATTAGTCCTCAAACGTTTTTGTTAGTTGGTTTGATTATAACATAACCTTAATTAAATGAAAGTGACTTTTTAAAGGCACAGTTGAAGCTACAAATATCAATAATGATCTTATTTGCAGTTTAATAAACTGTTCAAGTATTTGTTTATCAAGTTACAAATCAAATGACAATGATAACAGTTGTAACCAGTGactttgctctgtgtgtgtgttttgaacaGGTTCGTTTTTCTTGGCTGTTTTTCGCGGGCGCCGTCCCggtcttcctctccttcatcatcGCCACGGTCTTATGCCACTACAACAACTGGGACCCCGTGCTGGTGGGGCTCCGGAGAGTCTACGCCTTCGTTTGCAGGAAACATCGCATCCAGAGGTATTTAACACCCTGGTTCTCCACTGGGAAGTCATGTGACAAAATCCACTGTGGACTACATTAACCACTAATTTTCACCgattgtcttatcttatcttaaccaTTTATCAGTGTGCTTGCAAACACAAGTATGTCCCATAACTAcaaattatttgtattaattttaaCCTGATTCAAGCAGCAATTTGTTCCACTACTTTTCAAGGTAAATTGAAATCAGCTCTTTTCAAAAATCTTCTTCAAGGATCATCCAACCTTTTCCAACCTCCTCAGGCCAACAGGAGGAGTCATGTGCTGGAAATTGGTCATTtcacactgggagaaaactggacaaaatacaatttgataGCCTTCTTTAGAGATTTAGCATTTCGTACCAGggccctgttcacacctggtattcaAATGCAGCCTGAATGTGTCTTAGTCTGTCATCAGGTGTACACGCTTGACTGACTGTTCTTCTGTGAATGCTTGTGCTTCTTTGGTGAGAGAAGAAAGTACTAATGACGACTGTGGTGACGACTGACAGATTGTTGTGTCCTCCCACAGACTGCCAGAAGACAGCGAGCTGTGTGAAAGCCTTATCCCTCTGCACACGGTCTCACCCAACGAAGGAAGTGTCTGTTTGTGATCCAACCGGCAGACACAAAGTAAATCATCACTCAGCCACTTCCTGGTTATGTTTGTAATGTGCATGTTAGTGTatgtgtgaaagaaaacaaatatctcccggCGAAAAAGCAGCAAGTCACTCACACTTTGCTTAATTGAAACATGGGCAGGTCTAAAAGGTTAAAACTCTGATCTCTTGTctcacattcatatttttatagatTATTTTG
This window harbors:
- the LOC133021560 gene encoding solute carrier family 35 member F5-like isoform X1 — translated: MEWVFIMNRMSSQGSAAAQRRRMALGVVILLLVDVIWVASSELTSYIFKRQEYNKPFFSTFTKTSMFVLYLLGFLLWRPWRQQCTGSLKRRHSAFFADAEAYFAPCTTDTTVNNRLSEPLYVPVKFQDVPAEHSNYLTGDFQTSATKKQRVRFSNIMEVRQLPSTQALEAKLSRMSYPAAKDHEAMLHTVGKLTITDVAKISFFFCFVWFLANLSYQEALSDMQVAIVNILSSTSGLFTLILAAIFPSNSSDRFTLSKLLAVALSMGGVALVSFSIMDSPDEKGVTGSLWSLAGAILYAFYIVMIKRRVDREDKLDIPMFFGFVGLFNLLLLWPGFLVLHYTGFEAFELPSQLVWTYILINGLIGTVLSEFLWLWGCFLTSSLIGTLSLSLTIPLSIMADICMQKVRFSWLFFAGAVPVFLSFIIATVLCHYNNWDPVLVGLRRVYAFVCRKHRIQRLPEDSELCESLIPLHTVSPNEGSVCL
- the LOC133021560 gene encoding solute carrier family 35 member F5-like isoform X2 yields the protein MEWVFIMNRMSSQGSAAAQRRRMALGVVILLLVDVIWVASSELTSYIFKRQEYNKPFFSTFTKTSMFVLYLLGFLLWRPWRQQCTGSLKRRHSAFFADAEAYFAPCTTDTTVNNRLSEPLYVPVKFQDVPAEHSNYLTGDFQTSTKKQRVRFSNIMEVRQLPSTQALEAKLSRMSYPAAKDHEAMLHTVGKLTITDVAKISFFFCFVWFLANLSYQEALSDMQVAIVNILSSTSGLFTLILAAIFPSNSSDRFTLSKLLAVALSMGGVALVSFSIMDSPDEKGVTGSLWSLAGAILYAFYIVMIKRRVDREDKLDIPMFFGFVGLFNLLLLWPGFLVLHYTGFEAFELPSQLVWTYILINGLIGTVLSEFLWLWGCFLTSSLIGTLSLSLTIPLSIMADICMQKVRFSWLFFAGAVPVFLSFIIATVLCHYNNWDPVLVGLRRVYAFVCRKHRIQRLPEDSELCESLIPLHTVSPNEGSVCL